One Tachysurus vachellii isolate PV-2020 chromosome 8, HZAU_Pvac_v1, whole genome shotgun sequence genomic window carries:
- the casp10 gene encoding caspase-8 isoform X3: protein MEDQVLDFQRILVRVQDSLSNNEVLELVFLCSEMLKKDLSSVVTARDLFCLLQDHNLLCPKDSSLLVELLKIIKHEKLIRELGLNSNLSCSRVSPYRQMLYKLSDNISDDDLKTVKFMLYQSLPRRKLQQDLTLLQLFLEMEKIGYLSADNINTIETIIGDVVPFLKKIIRSYQMEDVGSCVEEVKCRGKSDSQDTSVTTNIVQPEDSIIATYHKDLVSSEELLPPSYFCQPQSTETRSLQTSVSGDVVQAQFASLSITQTPNLTQGDKILSYPEPNQNKPLVQQYDMSGDCRGFALIINNHDFSNSSLKNRDGTDVDKKILVSVLDWLGFKIEIKQDCSKESMLIALDDLRKQDHTQADCVVCCVLTHGYEGGLYGVDGERVSIKELLTWLDGHHCSSLLQKPKLFFIQACQGDREQKIAYLQSDGSNNTTDTEMGFFCDAEVPEEASIPVGADYLVALATVPGYVSFREKTRGTWFIQSLCKKLKQLVPSGIDLLSILTEVNKEVSKKADKDGLRKQMPQPEFTLTKRVVFPIPKTPPPL, encoded by the exons ATGGAAGACCAG GTGCTAGACTTCCAGAGAATTCTGGTCCGTGTTCAGGACTCCTTGAGTAATAATGAGGTGCTGGAGCTTGTGTTCCTCTGCTCTGAAATGCTCAAGAAAGATCTCAGCAGTGTGGTCACTGCCAGAGATCTGTTTTGTCTGCTGCAGGATCATAACCTGCTATGTCCTAAAGATTCCTCTCTACTCGTTGAGCTGCTAAAGATCATCAAACATGAAAAACTTATCCGAGAGCTGGGATTAAATTCAAATCTCTCATGCAGCCGGGTTTCCCCATACAG GCAGATGTTGTATAAATTGTCAGACAACATCTCAGATGATGATCTAAAGACCGTTAAATTTATGCTATACCAGAGTTTACCCCGCAGGAAACTACAGCAAGATCTG aCACTGCTGCAGTTGTTTCTGGAAATGGAGAAGATTGGCTACCTTAGTGCTGATAACATCAACACTATAGAAACCATTATTGGAGATGTAGttccttttttaaagaaaataatcagatcGTATCAAATGGAGGATG TAGGTTCTTGTGTTGAAGAAGTGAAATGCAGGGGCAAGTCTGATTCCCAGGACACTTCAGTAACCACTAATATAGTTCag CCTGAGGACAGTATAATTGCCACATACCATAAAG ATTTGGTGTCTTCTGAAGAGCTGTTGCCCCCCTCATATTTTTGCCAGCCACAGTCCACTGAG ACACGCTCATTGCAGACTTCTGTCTCAG GTGATGTTGTACAGGCACAATTTGCTTCCTTGAGTATTACTCAAACTCCAAACCTCACCCAAGGTGACAAGATCCTGAGCTATCCTGAACCTAACCAAAATAAGCCATTG GTGCAGCAATATGACATGAGTGGAGATTGCAGAGGCTTCGCCTTGATCATCAACAACCATGACTTCTCAAATTCGAgtttaaagaacagagatggGACAGATGTAGATAAGA aGATTTTAGTTTCTGTGTTAGACTGGCTGGGGTTTAAAATCGAGATAAAGCAGGACTGTAGTAAGGAGAGCATGCTGATTGCTCTGGATGACCTGCGCAAGCAAGATCACACTCAGGCGGACTGCGtggtgtgctgtgtgctgaCTCATGGCTATGAGGGTGGACTGTATGGGGTGGATGGCGAGAGAGTCTCGATAAAGGAGCTGCTGACGTGGCTGGATGGCCATCATTGCTCCTCCCTCTTACAAAAACCCAAACTCTTCTTTATCCAGGCTTGTCAGGGCGATAGAGAACAGAAGATAGCCTACCTTCAGTCGGATGGTTCtaacaacaccacagacacagagatgggTTTCTTCTGTGATGCTGAAGTGCCCGAAGAAGCCAGTATACCGGTAGGGGCTGATTACCTAGTGGCCTTGGCGACAGTGCCAGGCTACGTCTCATTCAGGGAGAAAACCAGAGGAACCTGGTTTATACAGTCACTGTGTAAGAAACTTAAACAGTTGGTGCCAAG TGGTATTGATCTGCTATCCATCCTTACTGAAGTAAACAAAGAAGTGAGCAAGAAAGCTGACAAAGATGGATTGAGGAAGCAGATGCCACAGCCAGAATTCACCCTGACTAAGAGAGTAGTGTTCCCTATACCAAAAACCCCTCCGCCCCTTTAA
- the LOC132850684 gene encoding protein FAM237A-like — MDDVVLRARLVLMLLMLVHAQDQSLGHVDPLTLSRADPRCWESASVVLLEMRTPRIAHTVPDFWDLMVFLKASDNRKHGALFWDLAQVFWDLYVDCIRSRNHGLGRRHSIRTKRRLTVARSLSADKSFVQESQNHFSNLKEFTQAWFQIQVQQDGSRSLQ, encoded by the exons ATGGATGACGTAGTGCTGCGCGCTCGTCTGGTCCTGATGCTGCTCATGTTGGTGCACGCGCAGGATCAAAGCTTGGGTCACGTGGATCCGTTAACGCTCAGCCGCGCTGACCCGCGCTGTTGGGAAAGCGCTTCTGTGGTGCTGCTGGAGATGCGCACGCCGAGAATCGCGCACACGGTGCCTGACTTCTGGGATCTCATGGTGTTTCTGAAAGCCTCGGACAACCGGAAACACGGCGCTCTGTTTTGGGACCTGGCACAAGTCTTCTGGGACCTTTACGTGGACTGCATCAGGTCCCGAAACCATGGGCTTGGGAGGCGACACAGCATTCGGACAAAAAGGCGTCTCACGgtcgcgcgctctctctctgcggACA AGTCTTTTGTGCAAGAGTCACAGAACCATTTTTCGAACTTAAAGGAGTTTACTCAAGCCTGGTTTCAAATACAGGTGCAGCAGGATGGATCTCGCAGCTTGCAGTGA
- the casp10 gene encoding caspase-8 isoform X1, which yields MEDQQVLDFQRILVRVQDSLSNNEVLELVFLCSEMLKKDLSSVVTARDLFCLLQDHNLLCPKDSSLLVELLKIIKHEKLIRELGLNSNLSCSRVSPYRQMLYKLSDNISDDDLKTVKFMLYQSLPRRKLQQDLTLLQLFLEMEKIGYLSADNINTIETIIGDVVPFLKKIIRSYQMEDVGSCVEEVKCRGKSDSQDTSVTTNIVQPEDSIIATYHKDLVSSEELLPPSYFCQPQSTETRSLQTSVSGDVVQAQFASLSITQTPNLTQGDKILSYPEPNQNKPLVQQYDMSGDCRGFALIINNHDFSNSSLKNRDGTDVDKKILVSVLDWLGFKIEIKQDCSKESMLIALDDLRKQDHTQADCVVCCVLTHGYEGGLYGVDGERVSIKELLTWLDGHHCSSLLQKPKLFFIQACQGDREQKIAYLQSDGSNNTTDTEMGFFCDAEVPEEASIPVGADYLVALATVPGYVSFREKTRGTWFIQSLCKKLKQLVPSGIDLLSILTEVNKEVSKKADKDGLRKQMPQPEFTLTKRVVFPIPKTPPPL from the exons ATGGAAGACCAG CAGGTGCTAGACTTCCAGAGAATTCTGGTCCGTGTTCAGGACTCCTTGAGTAATAATGAGGTGCTGGAGCTTGTGTTCCTCTGCTCTGAAATGCTCAAGAAAGATCTCAGCAGTGTGGTCACTGCCAGAGATCTGTTTTGTCTGCTGCAGGATCATAACCTGCTATGTCCTAAAGATTCCTCTCTACTCGTTGAGCTGCTAAAGATCATCAAACATGAAAAACTTATCCGAGAGCTGGGATTAAATTCAAATCTCTCATGCAGCCGGGTTTCCCCATACAG GCAGATGTTGTATAAATTGTCAGACAACATCTCAGATGATGATCTAAAGACCGTTAAATTTATGCTATACCAGAGTTTACCCCGCAGGAAACTACAGCAAGATCTG aCACTGCTGCAGTTGTTTCTGGAAATGGAGAAGATTGGCTACCTTAGTGCTGATAACATCAACACTATAGAAACCATTATTGGAGATGTAGttccttttttaaagaaaataatcagatcGTATCAAATGGAGGATG TAGGTTCTTGTGTTGAAGAAGTGAAATGCAGGGGCAAGTCTGATTCCCAGGACACTTCAGTAACCACTAATATAGTTCag CCTGAGGACAGTATAATTGCCACATACCATAAAG ATTTGGTGTCTTCTGAAGAGCTGTTGCCCCCCTCATATTTTTGCCAGCCACAGTCCACTGAG ACACGCTCATTGCAGACTTCTGTCTCAG GTGATGTTGTACAGGCACAATTTGCTTCCTTGAGTATTACTCAAACTCCAAACCTCACCCAAGGTGACAAGATCCTGAGCTATCCTGAACCTAACCAAAATAAGCCATTG GTGCAGCAATATGACATGAGTGGAGATTGCAGAGGCTTCGCCTTGATCATCAACAACCATGACTTCTCAAATTCGAgtttaaagaacagagatggGACAGATGTAGATAAGA aGATTTTAGTTTCTGTGTTAGACTGGCTGGGGTTTAAAATCGAGATAAAGCAGGACTGTAGTAAGGAGAGCATGCTGATTGCTCTGGATGACCTGCGCAAGCAAGATCACACTCAGGCGGACTGCGtggtgtgctgtgtgctgaCTCATGGCTATGAGGGTGGACTGTATGGGGTGGATGGCGAGAGAGTCTCGATAAAGGAGCTGCTGACGTGGCTGGATGGCCATCATTGCTCCTCCCTCTTACAAAAACCCAAACTCTTCTTTATCCAGGCTTGTCAGGGCGATAGAGAACAGAAGATAGCCTACCTTCAGTCGGATGGTTCtaacaacaccacagacacagagatgggTTTCTTCTGTGATGCTGAAGTGCCCGAAGAAGCCAGTATACCGGTAGGGGCTGATTACCTAGTGGCCTTGGCGACAGTGCCAGGCTACGTCTCATTCAGGGAGAAAACCAGAGGAACCTGGTTTATACAGTCACTGTGTAAGAAACTTAAACAGTTGGTGCCAAG TGGTATTGATCTGCTATCCATCCTTACTGAAGTAAACAAAGAAGTGAGCAAGAAAGCTGACAAAGATGGATTGAGGAAGCAGATGCCACAGCCAGAATTCACCCTGACTAAGAGAGTAGTGTTCCCTATACCAAAAACCCCTCCGCCCCTTTAA
- the casp10 gene encoding caspase-8 isoform X2, protein MEDQQVLDFQRILVRVQDSLSNNEVLELVFLCSEMLKKDLSSVVTARDLFCLLQDHNLLCPKDSSLLVELLKIIKHEKLIRELGLNSNLSCSRVSPYRQMLYKLSDNISDDDLKTVKFMLYQSLPRRKLQQDLTLLQLFLEMEKIGYLSADNINTIETIIGDVVPFLKKIIRSYQMEDGSCVEEVKCRGKSDSQDTSVTTNIVQPEDSIIATYHKDLVSSEELLPPSYFCQPQSTETRSLQTSVSGDVVQAQFASLSITQTPNLTQGDKILSYPEPNQNKPLVQQYDMSGDCRGFALIINNHDFSNSSLKNRDGTDVDKKILVSVLDWLGFKIEIKQDCSKESMLIALDDLRKQDHTQADCVVCCVLTHGYEGGLYGVDGERVSIKELLTWLDGHHCSSLLQKPKLFFIQACQGDREQKIAYLQSDGSNNTTDTEMGFFCDAEVPEEASIPVGADYLVALATVPGYVSFREKTRGTWFIQSLCKKLKQLVPSGIDLLSILTEVNKEVSKKADKDGLRKQMPQPEFTLTKRVVFPIPKTPPPL, encoded by the exons ATGGAAGACCAG CAGGTGCTAGACTTCCAGAGAATTCTGGTCCGTGTTCAGGACTCCTTGAGTAATAATGAGGTGCTGGAGCTTGTGTTCCTCTGCTCTGAAATGCTCAAGAAAGATCTCAGCAGTGTGGTCACTGCCAGAGATCTGTTTTGTCTGCTGCAGGATCATAACCTGCTATGTCCTAAAGATTCCTCTCTACTCGTTGAGCTGCTAAAGATCATCAAACATGAAAAACTTATCCGAGAGCTGGGATTAAATTCAAATCTCTCATGCAGCCGGGTTTCCCCATACAG GCAGATGTTGTATAAATTGTCAGACAACATCTCAGATGATGATCTAAAGACCGTTAAATTTATGCTATACCAGAGTTTACCCCGCAGGAAACTACAGCAAGATCTG aCACTGCTGCAGTTGTTTCTGGAAATGGAGAAGATTGGCTACCTTAGTGCTGATAACATCAACACTATAGAAACCATTATTGGAGATGTAGttccttttttaaagaaaataatcagatcGTATCAAATGGAGGATG GTTCTTGTGTTGAAGAAGTGAAATGCAGGGGCAAGTCTGATTCCCAGGACACTTCAGTAACCACTAATATAGTTCag CCTGAGGACAGTATAATTGCCACATACCATAAAG ATTTGGTGTCTTCTGAAGAGCTGTTGCCCCCCTCATATTTTTGCCAGCCACAGTCCACTGAG ACACGCTCATTGCAGACTTCTGTCTCAG GTGATGTTGTACAGGCACAATTTGCTTCCTTGAGTATTACTCAAACTCCAAACCTCACCCAAGGTGACAAGATCCTGAGCTATCCTGAACCTAACCAAAATAAGCCATTG GTGCAGCAATATGACATGAGTGGAGATTGCAGAGGCTTCGCCTTGATCATCAACAACCATGACTTCTCAAATTCGAgtttaaagaacagagatggGACAGATGTAGATAAGA aGATTTTAGTTTCTGTGTTAGACTGGCTGGGGTTTAAAATCGAGATAAAGCAGGACTGTAGTAAGGAGAGCATGCTGATTGCTCTGGATGACCTGCGCAAGCAAGATCACACTCAGGCGGACTGCGtggtgtgctgtgtgctgaCTCATGGCTATGAGGGTGGACTGTATGGGGTGGATGGCGAGAGAGTCTCGATAAAGGAGCTGCTGACGTGGCTGGATGGCCATCATTGCTCCTCCCTCTTACAAAAACCCAAACTCTTCTTTATCCAGGCTTGTCAGGGCGATAGAGAACAGAAGATAGCCTACCTTCAGTCGGATGGTTCtaacaacaccacagacacagagatgggTTTCTTCTGTGATGCTGAAGTGCCCGAAGAAGCCAGTATACCGGTAGGGGCTGATTACCTAGTGGCCTTGGCGACAGTGCCAGGCTACGTCTCATTCAGGGAGAAAACCAGAGGAACCTGGTTTATACAGTCACTGTGTAAGAAACTTAAACAGTTGGTGCCAAG TGGTATTGATCTGCTATCCATCCTTACTGAAGTAAACAAAGAAGTGAGCAAGAAAGCTGACAAAGATGGATTGAGGAAGCAGATGCCACAGCCAGAATTCACCCTGACTAAGAGAGTAGTGTTCCCTATACCAAAAACCCCTCCGCCCCTTTAA